Genomic segment of Citrus sinensis cultivar Valencia sweet orange chromosome 7, DVS_A1.0, whole genome shotgun sequence:
tcatcatttagcaatataaataaatcaaaacatcatAAAGTCATTTAAATCCTTTAAACATAACAAAAGCATTTTAAACGCATAAAATCTAATTAGCCCATGCCACATAATATCACCTGTAGATCTGGTGACCTGGCCTTATAACATCGTTCATGGTACTGTACCCCGCGAGAATCGTTAACGTTAACAACATATGTGCACAAAATCCGACTAGACTTCCATAacacaatataaaataacataactaCGGAAAATGAGCCAAATCATTTAAAACCATCCTTGAACTTTTAATCATTTGTAAGCTTCCGCaaattacatttaaataattgataattatttcaaagtaTTTGACTTAAAGCAATTCAAtaaatgttttcattttttaagaCAATTTGTAAAacaagtttttaataaataaagttttattataaataattttaaagagtgATTTTACTTAACAAAATATTGTAACAGACTAAACATATTAGTTTCATATGcttttcattcaacaaaatacATACCTcgaattaaaagtaatttaatagtGAAATACATGCATCGTGCATGAATCTACATAACTCGATcctcaataataaaaagagcAATAATCTAACCATGAGCTCACTCTCGTTCTAATACATCAAGACATAttcttatcaatattattactCTCTTTGACCTTAATATAAATTCAACATAATCAAGACTAATTATAAGCACTAAACCATCAAAGGTAGCCTAAACTTAACCATCCTATACAAGCTGATTTTTACTAAACTAATCATATGTcagaaaattgtaaaaaattaaagaaaagaaaccatAAAAATGTGTAgcatttcatataaaaatttaaaaaaaatgaataaaagtcAGAAACATaatgcaaaaagaattttacatGTACATGTCCACACTGTCTAACAGTTATAAAAATAGAGGTCactaaattagaaaattcgtaaaatatttaataaaactccTAAAGGCTAGACcacttgattttacaataatagAAACATCAAGTAACAGACAACTTGAATTTACAACAATAGAAACATCAAGAAACAATATatcaaatttctaaaatttttgaagatgtaaaattattttaaacgaATTTATATTAAGAGACCAACAAACCTTTCAGGTTtgtgttttgtaatttcaaaaattcataactTAATGTTATCTCAATGAAAATTAGTCAAATAAGCTTTAAATCATAGAGGACTCATAATGttatatgaatataatttttataagtcATTATAAATCCTTTTAATAgcataaagtaattttatcatCAGCCATTGCAATTTTAGAAAGCAGTCTCCAAATTTGCAGCAGCCCAACATAACgattcttaataattttatacttaaccaaaaattatgaaattaaacatACAATAAGTAGACATAGTAagaattaactaaaaaaatattagcatAATTTTCAGAGATCATCTGTCAGTCAGAAAAATCGGTGAAGCCAGACTTGCTGCtgaaaatcataattttctaGCACCACTATTCTAAGTTCgtaaattgacaaaaaattgGTTACTTGGAATCTCTTTTCACAAAATACATTATTGAAAACCTTGGAATGtctaacttaattttatagaAACTTTcatgcaaaaattaaataaaaaatagagaaaaaaatagtaatcaAGTCACACTGCTCACACCTTAATATGTCTGGCTAGTCATCCATGATAAAGAGAACAATTCATGCATTTATCATCAAACATATAAGATCATATTAGACTGCAACATGTATTAAAGAATGATAAATATCtcaaaacttctttcaaaATGCACAAAAGAAAGCCCTAGaattctttgtttttataCGTTTATCTGGGTAAAGAATTATAAATCGTAGGAAGATAGAAAGAGtttaagttttataaaaaaaaaacatgcttttataaaaaaacattatacaataaaaattgataatcccttttaatttatttaaaaaataaataaaaagaattataccTTATGtcaaataatgttaattaaaatcaattcacacaaacaaaagatacacaattaaatagataagcataattaaatttaaacaaacaaGGAACATGTGTTACAATGTTTCTTGTGGTGTCTTGCCCTATACATTTCTTATTGGAGATCTATTAGATAGGTGATTGCACATGCAGTAGCTTCTGCCCAAAACTCCTTGGGCAATCTTTTACATTTGAGCACGCTTCTTGCATTGTTAAGGATGGTTTTATTCTTGCTTTCTGCTATGCCAAGTGATCATCCTTTACAAAGTTAATTGGTATGATTAATTGAAGGTTGGCCTTTCAtcatgttttttctttgatagTAGCTCTAATCCTCCAAAGTTGAGATGCCCATATCAAAGATGCCAAATCCAGGTTAGGTCTTTATAATAAGCCTTGAGACACTTTACAACATCATTGTGAATATTTAAAGGAAACATtctattttttactttttcaccTTTGTAATTAGGTATCCTCTATcatctcttaaaaaaaaaagattataatcTTTCAAGTAATATCATAGCTTTTTTCCAATAGTTGACTTAAATTGAGGATGTTACTTTTTATACTAAACACAtagtaaacatttgaaattaatcgGTGGCCATCATCTTTTGCACGAAAAAGAATCTTACCTCTGCCTTTTATTGGTACTTTTAAATCATCTCTAAAAGCAACATTGCCATCTACATATTCATGTAGTTACGTGAACATATTTCTATTGCCACTCATTAAAATACCATGTATTTTCTTGACCTCCACTGGGGTCATTGCATGCTACTAAAAGTGTGTCATCTTCACCATTCTTCTCTTTAATATAATTCACTTTCTCATCAATTCTAGTACTTGGGCTCTACATTATGAAGTATGATGCCTAAACTTTTGACAATTATAGCACTGTACTTGAGATTTGTTGTACCTCGATCTTAGATTACCTTTGCCTTGTCCTTTGGTTGAGTTTTCTCCTTTTCCATAATTAGAGTTGTTGTTGAAATTCCAATCTCATTCATGACCGCAGCTTCTACCTCGTCCTCTGTCTCTACCACAAACATACTATCTTTTGTTGTTGTCGaagctttcttcttttttctttgtattgaCATTTATTTTGAGGAGTTGTTCTTTGATCCcatgtttcttcttttgtttttcttcgtAGGCTTGCAACCTACCTTGAAGTTGTTTGATCATCACAACCTTcaaatcttttgtttctttaattgTTACGGCAATATGGTCAAACTTCGAATCCACCGAACgaagtatttttttcaataatccTTACTTTGTTTAGCTCTTCaccattattttaattctttagtAACAATTAGAACTCGAGTAAAATAATCTGAAATAGATTCAGATGCCTTcatatgtaaatatttaaattctcCTTTTAATGTTTAGAGACAAAcctttttaactttatttgcTCCTTTGTAAGAGGTCTCTATCTTTTCCTATGCTTTTATTGAAGAAGTTACTCCAGCAATCTATTCAAAAGCATCTTCATATAATGGTTGAAAGATGagatactttactttattctctttcttctttaaatctttcaaagtcTCCTTTTGTGTTGCAGTTAAAGTTGCTTTATTTTCTGGCATAATAAAGCCTTTTTCCATGACTTCCATGCATCATGTGCACTTAATAAAGCCTTCATTTTGATACTCCAGTTATCAAACTTGCTTCTATTTAATTGTGAAACTTGGAATGATATCATGCTACCATTTgtcaaatttacaaattcagTGAGAATTTGGAGATTTTGAACATATGGATGGATCCGGAACATTGAAAAACCTTAGGAGAGACTTAGaccaaaaattgaattttttttgtcaaagtcAACAGTCAAACTTTATCTCAATCAACTAGGTCAATTGGATGCAGCTCGACGACGGTAAAACTAGCTTCGCCTCAGTCAATAAAAATAGGCTCGGCTTGGCTTGGCTCAACTCGACTCTGATTCGGCTCAACTTAGAGAGTTGACTCAAATTAACTGTAGAAACTTCCGGCGGCAGTTGATGGAACATTCGAACTCTACTCAAGCTGATTTTTGCAACGTTGCATTCCTCTCGTCAGGTTTTGATACCACTTTGTTTGAGAATTATAACAATCAAGcaacttcttttttaaaacaactCAACTCAACATTTATTACAtatctttttgtttatttgtttgttatatTAGACAAGATTTCCAGCTTCTTGACCCATAAACCAAAGGAGAGAAATGGTATTTACACATGAAACAAACTAATCACAACCAAACATCACTTTACCTACTACATTAATCTCAACCATACATTTAAACACCACAAATCTTACCTATCACCCAAGCTCACCTAACTTAAAAAGTTCTATGAGATGGGCTAAGCTTTGTGTTTTTTGGACTTGGATAAAAAAcaagtttatgatccaacaaataatttagagaaaaataatccAAGGGAAAGGATAAGCCTTATCAATATCTTTATCTATAAAAGTAATCTTGTGAAGGTTattgataattgaaaaaaaaaaaaaggatgacAACAGTCCTCAATAATACGGAAAATGACAATAAGGAGAAATAGTCACCTTATCTCTAGAGAATCTACTACAAGGATGCAACGCATGACATGTAAGACGAGATAATCTTGTCTCTTTAAgttaatatatatagattcATGTAACAAGGAAGGGTGACGCTCTCTCATTCGGAATCTCATTCTCATATGTACTCGTGTCTCTTACAACTCTTTGTAATAatctcaaatgaaataaataaaactcatttttagtgaaattattatcttctatgtcttatttttaattttaaaaatatatcaagaaTCTTACATGTCAAAACTTGTGTTGAAAGAAGAAGATTTCATACTACTACATACTCTCCATGGGATGATTGCCAGAAAGTCACTTCGACAATTCTTATTAAGCCAGTTGGTAGTGTGTTCCATTGGGTTGTATGGAACGGCCTTTGAGATGATTCTACAAGATGTGTGGAGCTATTGCGGAGCCAACATGGACCAATCTATAACTGGAAGAACTAACAAATCTATTCCAGAATTCCAAGGAATAGTACATTGGTTAACACTTTTGATTACGTTCTTATATTTTTGCATAAACAAAAACATGTTGAGCCTTGATTGTTTTCTAGAATTGTTAAGATATGAAGTGATAATAgtaactcaattttatataaatggaaagatcaattaataaatttttagatacAATTGATAACCTAGATTTTAGTCAAGAATATCAAGTTATTAATACAATAGAGATTGttaaaactcaattatttataagtaaacGCCTGTATAAGGAGATGAAGAGGATAAACATTGAAGATAACAATGAAATATTTGACATCTTTGAGGAAGACAATAGGATAGCATTAATATAATCTATTTTACAAGTCTTGAAATAATTCAAGATAGATGCAACACTAATAACACGACTCAAGATCATCCatagtaaaaattaaataatagataataataataacaataataatgatatgaactttttaatttagaatgcTGAATttagattacaaaatttatatgaaaaCTTTTGATGATATGTATCTTGGATGGAAAAATagattagaaatatttttggtttatgtcttaagaaagaaaaggaattaTTAATCGTAATTTAGAATTCGTAGATctttaaaaaactataataaaaactttaaaaaatttaaaactagaGGCAGAAGAGGTGTAAGTAGAAATCATcaagttttcaaaatcaataaatcacGGTTAAAAGAAAGCAAGGCCAGCTAGGAGTAAAATCcttgaattatataaatttttagaatttcacAAGACATATAAAAATGTGACAAAGAAGCCCTTTCGGTGTTTGATTCGGTGCTTAGCTCGGTGTTGAATATCAGCACTGAATTTGTTAAAGCAACGTAGGAGTTACTAATCGTTTACGCaataaaagtttaattaacaattggctcttattataaaattctacAATCCCGCTTATCACTTACACAGAACATTCctcccccccccaaaaaaaaaaaaataaaataaaaattttgttaccttTTTAGCAAGAATCAATGATCACataacaaatatatttaattacctGGTCttcttattgttatttattagtccttttcttgttcttcaacATCATTCGATGCATTTCCACACATACAAGTAATATCTCCTCAAATGCTTCTTCTTCGCAGGGAATTTCAAGTGCTCCTTCTTGTTCATATCCATATTCTTCTGCAACACTATCcatcaaaaccctaaattcTGGCATTGATAGATAGGCCATTGGAATGACGAATCTACGCAGTTCTGGCCCAACGTGCACTGCCAAGAACCCTTTGGGAACTCGTTGAACAGATTTTTTATCTCGTCTTCCATTGGATAATTGTCCCAACAATAACATCTTCTTCAAGTTATCATCATAATCTGAAGGCTTATGTTTTTTCCCTTGGTAATTTTCCACCCGAAACGGCCACAGCCGGAGGATTTTCTTCGGTTTTTTCATGAAGCGTGCTCCATGAATTTTTTTGATGGGGtacataattaactatatatatatatatatatatatatatatacggaTTAATGTTGAAATCTTGGAGAAgtatatgttaatcaattaTTGTAAATGTATATAAACATCATGAACAAAGGAAAactcaaatgataaaaaagtTCTAGCAATATTAATTACTGGctgcaaaaaataaatctgacaagaaagaaaaatatatctagcaaaattatttttattatctgcaagcgaaaatattttgaaactgatgaatgtttttatattttgaagtacAATGCAATAGCGTATGAAAATGGGGGGAGATAATAGAGCTATTCTCCaggagaaaataataaacgaAATGCTCGGTTTGATGTAATATTAACTGTGATTCCTAGAGAAATTTGACTAGAGTCAAAATTTACagaaaaaatagttaattgagaccacaatatttaaaaatctttgttAGCTCCACCACACAGTTTTTAATATTGGTTCGTATTAATTAGCCGGGCTGTGAACTATTTTTGGCGGCTGTTGCAAATATGAGGTCCTTTTATGCATGGAACTTGATGGATCTTATTCTATTGCAGCTTTATTTATGGCATGAATATAATGTTAGGATTTTCTTATGGTTCACGATTTCAAAATTGTCTATATATAAATGTTTGCACATTTGGTTTGAgctatatatgtttattttgacTACTAACTAAATGCAATAAAGTAGTACGATCAACTTTTATAAACTcatatgataaataataaaaaaatttgtattaaaaacaataataacaataaggATCACTCTATGACGCTGTTATACAAATTACAGTATTAATAGTGGTATAAATAGCCATTAGACTTAATCAATCAATAGTTTACAAAATTAAGAGTTAGTTAggataatattttgatttcaattatttaaaatttaatttactagCTATCAAATCcattgacatttttttaatattaaataacaaacaagaaaCGAGTACAGGTTACTGaaacttttatatttctcttcaaaaaatatgtattttaatattaatacaacTCAATCTTAGTTTATcatcttattataatttcttcttcaacaaaaaattacgAGATTAGTAAATACTGCAACAATTAATTCAACTCAATCTTAATCAATGAgtaatttcaaacaaaaattagaaaatgaataaaactaagaattcaaaattatatagtccaaattatatataaatgtcaaatagGATCATGTTAACATATTTGTTGAAGATTAAATGATtcatagtttttatttatacatctAAATGGATATgcatatttgtatatttaatttttaatttttaattttgttgatgatttaaaaaatatttattaaataatcaaatgctGATGACGAACTtgaatattatcttttaattattaagtaGTTAGTTAtttatctaaattaaattaacggtgataattaatacatttaaatcCAATGGTTCATAATAACTACATTGtcaataaatattgtaaaaattcacacagtaaaaaaaaatcctaataataataataaaacagttacataaattcatatttgtgTGACTTCCTCAGGGGAGGTGCGGGctatataaaaaatcaatttaggTTTTGTTCACCTCCccatttctaaaaataataatactaatattaatatttgtatgaCTAGTATTTCTTATCACATGGGTTTGACCCATACAAATAAATAGGTCTTATGCATTCTTgaaattatttctaaaattatgaattagcCACATAGTTAACCTATTATCAAGGTTATGTAGCCTGTCTGAAGAATTTGTTGGAACAACATATTTTTTGTCATCACCCAAGTGATCCATTTAATCAGACATTATCTAGCCCCTTATCGTTTAGAGTATCGACTTCTATTTTGTCCGAGAACTCCTTCTCCACACAATTATTCCCAGAGTCCGAATCTTTTATCAAAACTGGTTTATGCACCTGATTCGGCTTAAAAAGCCAAGAAGATGGAGTGTGATTATTTCCACGTTTGAATTAAGATTAATGAGAAAGGCTATATATTTGAGTGGAGAGATGTAtcatatatagatatattggggcgaacattttctttttctcttttttcatgGGGAGAATATTTTTTAGTCTCATTAAGTATTTTCCTTTGAAATGATTCACATGCTGAACACTAGATAATGGTTaagatttgaatttattacTCAACACAAAGttagttataaatttttagtcATTTCATCCAGTATTCAGCATAAAATCaacaaagaatttaaattcatttgacGAAGGAAAATCAGCAGCAGCAAGTTCCTGgatttaaattcatttgacACAGGAAAAAGAGCAGCAACAGGTTGCACATATTGCTAAAATCACGACAATGCAACTAATAGAGGCTACAAATCAATCCTTATGACGAGAATTTAATTGAGTCATGATTGCACTCAAATTGAATCACCCTAAAGTCACGCCAGGTCCACGTCCACAAATTCTTTGATCAAGGATATATTCATTCGAATTGAATCACATGTACAAATTCCAAGGCTTATAACTAGATGGTGTTCAGTTGCAAGAACTGAGGATAGGagaggagaggaaaagagaagagaagagagaaaatgagagaagAAAGGAggagaatttaattttcattgtttcGTTTGGTATAGAATTTTACGTGGAAAAGAACTGTAATATTTGGATAGTTTTAACCAATAACTATTAATATTtgctataaaaaatttttttttgggtctgaACCCAGAGGTGGTCCTGATTGAGCCCCAACTGTGTGAGACACTTTTAAACCCATACCATAACCCAGACTAATCCATACTTGCACCGGGTCGGCCCCGTAAGGGGTAAAATGTTGGCCAAAGTGATGACTTCATACGAGAGCGGGGCTTGAACTCCTTACCTCTTTTAAGGAGTGAGAGTGCCGAATCACACACCAACCAACTTTGGTTCATTtgctataaaattttaatgtttaactaaatatattatttttaaataaaccattttttaacacaaataatttattttcaatttttattatttctttaatttgggAATGTGCTGGAatgtcattgatgtgtttacttggcaaaataaatg
This window contains:
- the LOC127898859 gene encoding auxin-induced protein X15, yielding MKKPKKILRLWPFRVENYQGKKHKPSDYDDNLKKMLLLGQLSNGRRDKKSVQRVPKGFLAVHVGPELRRFVIPMAYLSMPEFRVLMDSVAEEYGYEQEGALEIPCEEEAFEEILLVCVEMHRMMLKNKKRTNK